One genomic region from Microcella humidisoli encodes:
- the metX gene encoding homoserine O-acetyltransferase MetX, which produces MDWQTSEDTVPSAFITEANRRSMLGTPPTTGAWREGDDPGDRLFQSLGPLELESGARLPHVRLAYETWGTLSAARDNAVLVMHALTGDSHVVGRPGAGHATAGWWGGIVGPGRAIDTDRWFVIAANMLGGCQGSTGPSSFSPDGSEWGSRFPYLTIRDQVAAQVMLADALGIERFAAIVGGSMGGMHALEWAVQHPERVERLAVLAAPAVSSADQIALNSVQLEAIRMDPLFRDGDYYDEPEGPYRGLALARRMALLNYRSPSELNDRFERSWQGVLDPLGHGGRFAVESYLDFHGNKFTRRFDAGSYITLVEAMNSHDITRGRGSLAEAVRGVTARTLVLGIDSDRLFPVEQQQVLAANLPSTIHGEEAIVISSPFGHDAFLIEDDLVGPPIAALLAD; this is translated from the coding sequence ATGGACTGGCAGACGAGCGAAGACACGGTGCCCTCGGCATTCATCACCGAGGCCAATCGGCGCTCGATGCTGGGCACGCCGCCCACGACGGGCGCATGGCGCGAGGGCGACGATCCGGGCGATCGGCTGTTCCAGTCGCTCGGGCCGCTCGAGCTCGAGTCGGGTGCCCGGCTGCCGCACGTGCGCCTCGCCTACGAGACCTGGGGCACCCTGTCGGCCGCGCGCGACAACGCCGTGCTCGTCATGCACGCGCTCACGGGCGACAGCCACGTGGTCGGCCGACCGGGGGCGGGGCATGCGACCGCCGGCTGGTGGGGCGGCATCGTCGGGCCCGGCCGCGCGATCGACACCGACCGCTGGTTCGTCATCGCCGCCAACATGCTCGGCGGCTGCCAGGGCTCGACGGGCCCCTCGTCGTTCTCGCCCGACGGCTCCGAGTGGGGCTCGCGGTTTCCCTACCTGACGATCCGCGACCAGGTGGCGGCGCAGGTCATGCTCGCCGACGCGCTCGGCATCGAGCGGTTCGCGGCGATCGTCGGCGGGTCGATGGGCGGCATGCACGCGCTCGAGTGGGCGGTGCAGCATCCCGAACGGGTCGAACGGCTCGCCGTGCTCGCCGCCCCCGCGGTCTCGAGCGCCGACCAGATCGCCCTCAACTCGGTGCAGCTCGAGGCGATCCGCATGGACCCGCTGTTCCGCGACGGCGACTACTACGACGAGCCCGAGGGGCCGTACCGCGGGCTCGCGCTCGCGCGGCGCATGGCGCTGCTCAACTACCGCTCGCCGAGCGAGCTCAACGACCGCTTCGAGCGGTCCTGGCAGGGCGTGCTCGACCCGCTCGGTCACGGTGGCCGCTTCGCGGTCGAGAGCTACCTCGACTTCCACGGCAACAAGTTCACGCGGCGCTTCGACGCCGGCAGCTACATCACGCTCGTCGAGGCGATGAACTCGCACGACATCACGCGCGGTCGCGGCTCGCTCGCCGAGGCGGTCCGTGGCGTCACCGCGCGCACGCTCGTGCTCGGCATCGACAGCGACCGGCTGTTCCCCGTCGAGCAGCAGCAGGTGCTCGCGGCGAACCTTCCCTCGACCATCCACGGTGAGGAGGCCATCGTCATCTCCTCGCCCTTCGGGCACGACGCGTTCCTCATCGAGGACGACCTCGTCGGGCCCCCGATCGCGGCGCTGCTCGCCGACTAG
- a CDS encoding sensor histidine kinase codes for MELIEKERRRLLQSAARAFGLSGVIIAAVCLSLPGVVDPDVLPSVLILLAGQAGSLVMVGRSGHLGWVALTIVLGCGALALAQLPWGQSTSLALSTSLAPLGAAGLGAVGMVLSESTGRWLLWAGGTLVSSLLVATAGPTSAFFSTSAIATLAGWVITLIIGLWVTVGVQRAVRRIENIGRAHHLERQASETEAQRRQSARLLHDTVLATLTLLAHSGVGVTAAALREQAGEDARLLRQLRLGSTPMPQFSGVYSLEPVAETPLGTTLESVKQRFLRMGLSVRWHGSGQVLLPSDVLDAFLLALAECLENVRRHAGVDEADVTITQGDDVLRAVVTDAGVGFDPSEVAAERLGFTESVVARLHDVGGNARVFSTPGAGTTVILEVPR; via the coding sequence ATGGAGCTCATCGAGAAGGAGCGGCGTCGGCTGCTCCAGTCGGCGGCTCGCGCGTTCGGGCTCAGTGGCGTGATCATCGCCGCGGTGTGCTTGTCTCTGCCGGGGGTCGTCGACCCCGACGTGCTGCCCTCGGTGCTCATCCTGCTCGCCGGGCAGGCCGGGTCGCTCGTGATGGTCGGCCGCAGCGGGCACCTCGGCTGGGTCGCCCTCACGATCGTGCTCGGCTGCGGGGCCCTCGCGCTCGCCCAGCTGCCGTGGGGCCAGTCGACCTCGCTCGCGCTCTCGACCTCGCTCGCCCCGCTCGGCGCCGCCGGGCTCGGCGCCGTCGGCATGGTGCTCAGCGAGAGCACCGGACGCTGGCTGCTCTGGGCGGGCGGCACTCTCGTCAGCAGCCTGCTCGTGGCCACGGCGGGCCCGACGAGCGCGTTCTTCTCGACCTCGGCGATCGCGACGCTCGCCGGCTGGGTCATCACGCTCATCATCGGCCTGTGGGTGACGGTCGGCGTGCAGCGGGCGGTTCGGCGCATCGAGAACATCGGGCGCGCCCATCACCTCGAGCGGCAGGCGAGCGAGACCGAGGCCCAGCGTCGCCAGAGCGCGCGGCTGCTGCACGACACCGTGCTCGCCACGCTCACGCTGCTCGCCCACTCGGGCGTCGGTGTCACCGCCGCTGCGCTGCGCGAGCAGGCGGGTGAGGACGCCCGGCTGCTGCGCCAGCTGCGGCTCGGCTCGACTCCCATGCCGCAGTTCTCGGGCGTGTACAGCCTCGAGCCTGTCGCCGAGACGCCGCTCGGCACGACGCTCGAGTCGGTCAAGCAGCGCTTCCTGCGCATGGGGCTCTCGGTGCGCTGGCACGGCAGCGGGCAGGTGCTGCTGCCGAGCGACGTGCTCGACGCCTTCCTGCTCGCGCTCGCCGAGTGCCTCGAGAACGTGCGCCGGCACGCGGGCGTCGACGAGGCCGACGTCACGATCACGCAGGGCGATGACGTGCTGCGCGCGGTCGTCACCGACGCCGGGGTGGGCTTCGACCCGAGCGAGGTCGCGGCCGAGCGGCTCGGGTTCACCGAGTCGGTGGTCGCCCGCCTGCACGACGTCGGCGGCAACGCGCGCGTCTTCTCGACCCCCGGTGCCGGCACGACCGTGATTCTCGAGGTGCCGCGGTGA
- a CDS encoding response regulator, with protein MAQSTPIRLALVDDHRMLLGALTEWIRQAADDIEMVAAVASWPDLLSHPAFPVDVVLLDLDLKDNIPVSLKIQTLKSMNVRVVLMSTYSEPNVVREALNAGALGYLVKSEDAGMIVEAIRAARAGESFISAELDLALNAADIGGSPRLSAQERRVMALYGAGEPVKTVAYQLGISEETAKSYLKRIREKYRIAGIDVGTKVALRKQAISDGILVDAPGGGGGL; from the coding sequence ATGGCGCAGTCCACGCCCATTCGACTGGCTCTCGTCGACGACCACCGCATGCTGCTCGGAGCGCTCACCGAGTGGATCCGTCAGGCGGCCGACGACATCGAGATGGTGGCCGCGGTCGCGTCGTGGCCCGATCTGCTCTCGCACCCCGCCTTCCCCGTCGACGTCGTGCTGCTCGACCTCGACCTGAAAGACAACATCCCCGTCTCGCTCAAGATCCAGACCCTCAAGTCGATGAACGTGCGCGTCGTGCTCATGAGCACCTACAGCGAGCCGAACGTCGTGCGCGAGGCGCTCAACGCCGGCGCCCTCGGCTACCTCGTGAAGAGCGAGGACGCGGGCATGATCGTCGAGGCCATCCGCGCCGCGCGGGCGGGAGAGTCGTTCATCTCGGCCGAGCTCGACCTGGCCCTCAACGCCGCCGACATCGGCGGCTCGCCTCGGCTCAGCGCGCAAGAGCGCCGGGTCATGGCTCTGTACGGGGCCGGCGAGCCCGTGAAGACCGTGGCGTACCAGCTCGGCATCTCGGAGGAGACCGCCAAGAGCTACCTCAAGCGCATCCGCGAGAAGTACCGCATCGCGGGCATCGATGTGGGTACGAAGGTCGCGCTGCGCAAGCAGGCCATCTCCGATGGCATCCTCGTGGATGCTCCCGGCGGGGGCGGCGGCCTCTAG
- a CDS encoding MFS transporter yields MSRARVYAALLALALGGFGIGSTEFVAMGLLPEIARDLLPGLYAANTEEAIGQSGWVITAYALGVVVGAPTIAAVAGRVPRRRLLLWLAAAFTLGTVASATLPTFELVIAARFLAGLPHGAYFGVAALVAASLMGPGKRGQGVALVLSGLTVATVIGVPLITAVGQSAGWRAAYLVVAALFAATFVAVRILVPWQPGDANSTVRRELAAFGSLQVWVAVAVGAIGFGGFFAVYSYIAPMVTDSAGMPGGAVPWVLASTGIGLTIGNIIGGRLADAGTARAMFFGFAGLIGSLALLGLTGTTPVGLVAGTFLVGFTASIMSPVIQTRLMDVAGDSQTLAAALNHSALNVGNALGAFLGGLVVAAGWGYLTPAWVGLLLALGGVVLATVSVALERRARLAD; encoded by the coding sequence CTGAGCCGCGCCCGCGTCTACGCCGCGCTCCTCGCGCTCGCGCTCGGCGGCTTCGGCATCGGCTCGACCGAGTTCGTGGCGATGGGGCTGCTGCCCGAGATCGCGCGCGACCTGCTGCCCGGCCTCTACGCCGCCAACACCGAGGAGGCGATCGGCCAGTCGGGCTGGGTCATCACGGCCTATGCGCTGGGCGTCGTCGTCGGCGCCCCGACGATCGCGGCGGTCGCGGGCCGGGTTCCGCGTCGGCGTCTGCTGCTGTGGCTCGCCGCCGCCTTCACCCTCGGCACTGTCGCCTCGGCGACCCTGCCGACCTTCGAGCTGGTCATCGCCGCGCGCTTTCTCGCCGGGCTCCCGCACGGCGCCTACTTCGGCGTCGCGGCGCTCGTCGCTGCGAGTCTCATGGGCCCGGGCAAGCGCGGCCAGGGCGTCGCCCTCGTGCTCAGCGGCCTGACGGTCGCCACCGTCATCGGCGTGCCCCTCATCACGGCCGTCGGCCAGTCCGCGGGCTGGCGCGCCGCCTACCTCGTCGTCGCCGCCCTGTTCGCGGCCACCTTCGTCGCCGTGCGCATCCTCGTGCCCTGGCAGCCCGGTGACGCCAACTCGACGGTGCGTCGCGAACTCGCCGCGTTCGGCAGTCTGCAGGTCTGGGTCGCCGTGGCCGTCGGCGCAATCGGCTTCGGCGGCTTCTTCGCCGTCTACAGCTACATCGCACCCATGGTCACCGACTCGGCGGGGATGCCGGGCGGCGCCGTGCCGTGGGTGCTCGCGAGCACGGGCATCGGCCTCACCATCGGCAACATCATCGGCGGGCGGCTCGCCGACGCGGGCACGGCGCGCGCCATGTTCTTCGGCTTCGCGGGCCTCATCGGCTCGCTCGCGCTGCTCGGGCTCACCGGCACGACGCCGGTCGGCCTCGTCGCCGGCACGTTCCTCGTCGGGTTCACCGCCTCGATCATGTCGCCCGTCATCCAGACGCGGTTGATGGATGTTGCGGGCGACTCCCAGACGCTCGCCGCGGCCCTCAACCACTCGGCCCTCAATGTCGGCAACGCGCTCGGCGCGTTCCTCGGTGGCCTCGTCGTCGCGGCCGGCTGGGGCTACCTGACGCCGGCGTGGGTCGGGCTGCTGCTCGCCCTCGGGGGCGTCGTGCTCGCGACCGTGAGCGTGGCGCTCGAGCGCCGCGCACGGCTCGCGGACTAG
- a CDS encoding RNA polymerase sigma factor — translation MSRGSVVSGSRVADVDQLVRRESADLLAYFARRVEQPADAADLLSDTLVVIWRRSGDVPRDPHDARLWSFGIARKVLSGHWRSRRRRADAVVKLGEELTTVLSESDQDSLLDVRSAVARLSELDREIVRLVYWEGFTLEETSRLLAMSSATVRSRHHRAKAKLAAELSEQGAQP, via the coding sequence GTGTCGCGAGGGTCTGTGGTGAGCGGCAGCCGAGTCGCTGACGTGGATCAACTCGTACGCCGAGAGTCTGCAGATCTTCTCGCTTACTTTGCTCGGCGAGTCGAGCAGCCCGCCGACGCAGCCGATCTGTTGAGCGACACTTTGGTCGTCATCTGGAGGCGATCAGGAGATGTCCCTCGTGATCCCCATGACGCTCGACTGTGGTCATTCGGCATAGCCCGTAAGGTTCTGTCGGGGCACTGGCGATCGCGACGAAGGCGTGCAGACGCGGTCGTGAAACTAGGAGAAGAACTGACGACTGTGCTCTCGGAGTCAGACCAGGATTCTCTGCTGGATGTTCGATCAGCCGTTGCCCGTCTGTCAGAACTCGACCGCGAGATCGTGCGGCTTGTTTACTGGGAGGGCTTCACTCTGGAGGAGACGAGTCGTCTACTGGCCATGAGTTCAGCGACCGTCCGGAGTCGACATCATCGCGCGAAGGCGAAGTTGGCCGCCGAGCTGTCCGAACAGGGGGCACAGCCGTGA
- a CDS encoding HNH endonuclease signature motif containing protein, with protein sequence MNAPEVALAEAQWPSTRFADSLVDLLQAAATLDRVIASAQSIRAEVIDRARQLAELSAVAESAELNRDDSPSARRQLAHRVLVCEVACALRLPERTAERLIDESDMLVTHLGATHRALAEGSISYRHAQVIIDEAHSLPDEARPHFEQTVLPAAERLTAARLRPRARAERERCHPESIEQRVEKSRAGRHVLLEPAHDGMAWLSAFLPAVRASAIYERITTVSEGIQRSEVGNDVARTLAQLRADVLTDLLVDGVVDATGCGTGVRATVHVTVPVERLLGAATSGEAHTLSTSAFVPPAELEGYGPLDDETARELAAGAPSFTRLLRHPESGAVLSVGRDRYSVPADLATALRIRDRTCRFPGCGRSAARSDIDHTVDWQFGGRTSIDNLAHLCPAHHQLKHRSEWQVSQQGGGVLRWRSPSGLTYVTDPEGGPAPP encoded by the coding sequence ATGAACGCACCCGAGGTCGCACTGGCTGAAGCGCAGTGGCCTTCGACACGGTTCGCAGACTCGCTGGTCGACCTGTTGCAGGCGGCGGCGACGCTCGACCGGGTCATCGCGTCGGCGCAGTCCATTCGGGCCGAGGTCATCGATCGCGCCCGCCAGCTGGCAGAGCTCTCTGCGGTGGCCGAGTCTGCAGAGCTGAACCGTGACGACTCGCCCTCGGCGCGACGTCAGCTCGCGCACCGAGTGCTCGTGTGTGAGGTAGCGTGCGCTCTGCGTCTGCCTGAGCGCACGGCCGAGCGGTTGATCGACGAGAGCGACATGCTCGTGACGCACCTGGGGGCAACTCACCGCGCGCTCGCCGAGGGGTCGATCAGCTACCGCCACGCCCAAGTGATCATCGACGAGGCGCACTCTCTGCCTGACGAGGCGCGACCCCACTTCGAGCAGACCGTGCTGCCCGCGGCCGAGCGACTCACCGCCGCTCGATTGCGACCGCGCGCGCGTGCCGAGCGCGAGCGGTGCCACCCCGAGAGCATCGAGCAGCGGGTCGAGAAGAGTCGCGCTGGTCGTCACGTGCTTCTCGAGCCAGCCCATGATGGCATGGCCTGGCTCAGCGCATTCCTGCCCGCAGTCCGCGCGAGCGCCATCTACGAGCGCATCACGACGGTGTCGGAGGGCATTCAGCGTTCCGAGGTCGGCAATGACGTTGCGCGCACTCTGGCGCAGTTGCGGGCCGACGTTCTCACCGATCTTCTTGTCGACGGCGTTGTCGATGCGACCGGATGCGGTACCGGGGTTCGCGCGACCGTGCACGTCACCGTGCCGGTCGAGCGGCTGCTCGGCGCTGCGACATCGGGCGAGGCGCACACACTCTCCACCTCGGCGTTCGTCCCTCCCGCCGAACTCGAGGGTTACGGCCCACTCGATGACGAGACTGCTCGCGAGCTGGCCGCTGGTGCGCCGTCGTTCACGCGCCTGCTGCGGCATCCCGAGTCGGGGGCCGTGCTGTCGGTCGGTCGCGATCGGTACTCAGTGCCCGCTGACCTCGCGACGGCCCTGCGCATTCGTGACCGCACGTGCCGCTTCCCGGGCTGTGGGCGCTCAGCCGCTCGTAGCGATATCGACCACACGGTCGACTGGCAGTTCGGCGGTAGGACGTCGATCGACAATCTCGCGCACCTGTGTCCGGCGCACCATCAGCTGAAGCACCGCAGCGAGTGGCAGGTGTCGCAGCAGGGCGGCGGAGTCCTTCGCTGGCGATCACCGAGCGGGTTGACCTACGTGACTGATCCTGAGGGCGGCCCCGCCCCGCCGTGA
- a CDS encoding thiamine-binding protein codes for MIVAFSAAPSGGSSSDSVHDAVAAAVRVVRESGLPNRTSSMFTEIEGEWDEVMDVVKRATLAVAEHGTRVSLVLKADYRPGHVGELDGKVQRLEVALEEPADG; via the coding sequence ATGATCGTCGCCTTCTCGGCGGCCCCCTCGGGCGGGTCGTCGTCGGATTCGGTGCACGACGCCGTCGCCGCCGCGGTGCGCGTCGTGCGCGAGTCGGGCCTGCCCAACCGCACCTCGTCGATGTTCACCGAGATCGAGGGGGAGTGGGACGAGGTCATGGATGTCGTGAAGCGCGCGACCCTCGCCGTGGCCGAGCACGGCACGCGGGTGTCGCTCGTGCTCAAGGCCGACTACCGTCCGGGCCATGTCGGCGAGCTCGACGGCAAGGTGCAGCGGCTCGAGGTCGCGCTCGAGGAGCCCGCCGACGGCTAA
- a CDS encoding glycosyltransferase 87 family protein translates to MPAPAARLATARRFTVTAAGSAVSLWAAFAAVHLWLGFLNLYGPGLPMGDVTYVYLFWVERGVLGNEWVGIDTSWVYPLLALVPMLASYVFGPDLYGTTWLTIVMALNAVALVSIIGVEERARRAAVAWWWMLFLVLIGPIALGRIDAITVPVALVAVMLIADHPKWGGALLAVGAWIKVWPAGLLLAALVALRARGAVLASAVAVSMLVVAAGIALGGASALLTPITEQAGRGLQVESPISTVWLWAAAAGEWMSRVYYDQGILTWQVVGEGSAQAAAVMTPLLALAVLVITALGVIAVRRGVDEVELFPVLALALVMALITVNKVGSPQFATWIAVPIVLGLAWQRWGGLRFTVPAALALATAALTQVVYPVLYGSLLALDPRMLVALSARNLLYIVPLGWAVWQLVVLCWRPRIVEPVAVGAAQEGASS, encoded by the coding sequence ATGCCTGCGCCTGCCGCCCGTCTCGCGACCGCGCGCCGGTTCACCGTGACGGCCGCCGGCAGCGCCGTATCGCTCTGGGCCGCCTTCGCCGCGGTGCACCTCTGGCTCGGGTTCCTCAACCTCTACGGCCCCGGCCTGCCGATGGGCGACGTCACCTACGTCTACCTGTTCTGGGTCGAGCGCGGCGTGCTCGGCAACGAGTGGGTGGGCATCGACACCTCGTGGGTCTATCCGCTGCTCGCGCTCGTGCCCATGCTGGCCTCGTACGTCTTCGGGCCCGACCTCTACGGCACGACGTGGCTCACGATCGTCATGGCGCTCAACGCCGTCGCCCTCGTGTCGATCATCGGCGTCGAAGAGCGCGCCCGGCGTGCGGCGGTCGCCTGGTGGTGGATGCTCTTCCTCGTGCTCATCGGCCCGATCGCGCTCGGCCGCATCGACGCCATCACGGTGCCCGTGGCGCTGGTCGCCGTCATGCTCATCGCCGATCATCCCAAGTGGGGTGGCGCTCTGCTCGCGGTCGGTGCCTGGATCAAGGTCTGGCCCGCGGGCCTGCTGCTCGCCGCGCTCGTGGCCCTGCGTGCCCGCGGAGCGGTGCTCGCATCGGCCGTGGCGGTCTCGATGCTCGTCGTCGCCGCCGGTATCGCGCTCGGCGGCGCCTCGGCCCTGCTGACGCCCATCACCGAGCAGGCGGGCCGCGGGCTGCAGGTGGAGTCGCCCATCTCGACCGTGTGGCTCTGGGCCGCGGCGGCGGGGGAGTGGATGTCGCGCGTGTACTACGACCAGGGCATCCTGACCTGGCAGGTCGTCGGCGAGGGCAGCGCGCAGGCGGCCGCGGTCATGACGCCGCTCTTGGCGCTCGCGGTGCTCGTCATCACGGCGCTCGGCGTTATCGCCGTGCGGCGCGGGGTCGACGAGGTCGAGCTGTTCCCGGTGCTCGCGCTCGCGCTCGTCATGGCCCTCATCACGGTCAACAAGGTCGGCTCGCCGCAGTTCGCCACCTGGATCGCCGTGCCCATCGTGCTCGGGCTCGCCTGGCAGCGCTGGGGCGGACTGCGGTTCACCGTGCCCGCCGCGCTCGCGCTCGCGACCGCCGCGCTCACGCAGGTGGTCTACCCGGTGCTGTACGGCTCGCTGCTCGCGCTCGATCCGCGCATGCTCGTCGCGCTCTCGGCGCGCAACCTGCTCTACATCGTGCCGCTGGGCTGGGCGGTCTGGCAGCTCGTCGTGCTGTGCTGGCGTCCGCGGATCGTCGAGCCGGTCGCCGTCGGCGCGGCTCAGGAAGGAGCATCCTCATGA
- a CDS encoding ABC transporter substrate-binding protein, which translates to MFRSPRRARRVAALTAGLAAAALTLAACTPAAEAPVEEPAEGELTGLVTEGKLTIATGEPAYFPYVIDDAPESGEGFEAAIAYAVAEELGFAAEDVVWVRTSFEAAIQPGPKDFDFNLQQYTITDERAANVDFSSPYYSTPQAVVTVEGSPAAEAGSLADLEGLLVGAATGTTSFTAIEEQIAPSAGAQAFNTNDDAVLALQNGTVDAIVVDLPTAFFLTGVILDGGVLLGQLPADAGISDEWGLVLAKDSPLTAAVTAAVDALRDSGRLAEIADEWLGADAGAPILQ; encoded by the coding sequence ATGTTCCGCTCCCCCCGCCGCGCGCGCCGCGTCGCCGCCCTCACGGCCGGCCTCGCCGCTGCCGCGCTGACCCTCGCGGCCTGCACGCCCGCCGCCGAAGCCCCCGTCGAGGAGCCCGCCGAGGGCGAGCTCACGGGCCTCGTTACCGAGGGCAAGCTCACGATCGCCACCGGCGAGCCCGCCTACTTCCCGTACGTCATCGATGACGCGCCCGAGAGCGGCGAGGGCTTCGAGGCCGCCATCGCCTACGCCGTCGCCGAGGAGCTCGGCTTCGCGGCGGAAGACGTGGTCTGGGTGCGCACGAGCTTCGAGGCCGCGATCCAGCCCGGCCCGAAGGACTTCGATTTCAACCTGCAGCAGTACACGATCACCGACGAGCGTGCCGCGAACGTCGACTTCTCGTCGCCGTACTACTCGACGCCGCAGGCGGTCGTCACGGTCGAGGGCTCGCCCGCCGCTGAGGCCGGCAGCCTCGCCGACCTCGAGGGCCTGCTCGTCGGTGCCGCGACCGGCACCACGAGCTTCACGGCCATCGAAGAGCAGATCGCTCCGAGCGCGGGCGCCCAGGCCTTCAACACGAACGACGACGCCGTTCTCGCGCTGCAGAACGGCACGGTCGACGCGATCGTCGTCGACCTGCCGACGGCGTTCTTCCTCACGGGCGTCATCCTCGACGGCGGCGTGCTGCTCGGCCAGCTGCCCGCCGACGCCGGCATCAGCGACGAGTGGGGCCTCGTGCTCGCGAAGGACAGCCCCCTCACGGCCGCGGTGACCGCTGCGGTGGATGCCCTGCGCGACTCCGGCCGCCTCGCCGAGATCGCCGACGAGTGGCTGGGTGCCGACGCAGGCGCGCCTATCCTTCAGTAG
- a CDS encoding amino acid ABC transporter permease translates to MPFSNDPPGLSRPISDVEIGRREYRRTQNTRSVLVSLVSTIVFAAVIWLTVINTPGWAQVQRSFFDLETAIQAWPRVIAGLWVNIQVLFFASIGVLVLSVIIATIRTLRGPIWFPLRALAAAYTDLFRGLPLIIVLFLIGFGVPGLELFPRNSAQFWGTIALILTYSAYVSEVFRAGIEAVHPSQRLAARSLGLSHGQTMRIVVLPQAVRKVTPALMNDFVAMQKDVGLISVLGVVDAVRAAQIETAAAFNFTPYVLAGLLFVLLALPMIRLTDWYTARLRAREQMGSLV, encoded by the coding sequence GTGCCTTTTTCGAACGACCCGCCCGGGCTGAGCCGCCCGATCAGCGACGTCGAGATCGGGCGACGCGAGTACCGCCGCACCCAGAACACGCGGTCGGTGCTCGTGTCGCTCGTCTCGACGATCGTGTTCGCGGCCGTCATCTGGCTGACGGTCATCAACACGCCCGGCTGGGCTCAGGTGCAGCGCAGCTTCTTCGACCTCGAGACCGCGATCCAGGCGTGGCCGCGCGTCATCGCCGGGCTGTGGGTCAATATCCAGGTGCTGTTCTTCGCGAGCATCGGCGTGCTCGTGCTGAGCGTCATCATCGCGACGATCCGCACCCTCCGTGGGCCCATCTGGTTCCCGCTGCGGGCCCTCGCGGCGGCATACACCGACCTGTTCCGCGGGCTGCCGCTCATCATCGTGCTCTTCCTCATCGGCTTCGGGGTTCCCGGGCTCGAGCTGTTCCCGCGCAACTCCGCGCAGTTCTGGGGCACGATCGCGCTCATTCTCACCTACTCGGCCTACGTGAGCGAGGTGTTCCGGGCCGGCATCGAGGCCGTGCATCCCTCGCAGCGCCTGGCCGCCCGGTCGCTGGGGCTGAGCCACGGGCAGACCATGCGCATCGTCGTGCTGCCGCAGGCCGTGCGCAAGGTGACGCCCGCGCTCATGAACGACTTCGTGGCGATGCAGAAAGACGTCGGGCTCATCTCGGTGCTCGGCGTCGTCGACGCCGTGCGCGCCGCGCAGATCGAGACCGCCGCGGCCTTCAACTTCACGCCCTACGTGCTCGCGGGGCTGCTGTTCGTGCTGCTCGCCCTGCCGATGATCCGCCTCACCGACTGGTACACGGCCCGCCTGCGCGCCCGCGAACAGATGGGAAGCCTCGTATGA
- a CDS encoding amino acid ABC transporter ATP-binding protein: MSAVLRLENVHKNFGESPVLQGVDLAVAEHEVVALIGASGSGKSTLLRCVNLLEQIDDGRIWLRDDDISDPRVSVDTVRARIGVVFQQFNLFPHIRVLDNVTLAARRVLKTPRAEAEATALALLERVGLADKAHEFPDRLSGGQQQRVAIVRAVATSPELLLLDEITSALDPQLVTEVLDLVRELKNEGTTIVMATHEMAFARDIADRVVFLDAGRIAEEGTAAQIFGDPQHERTRAFLSRYLDRL, from the coding sequence ATGAGTGCCGTGCTGCGCCTCGAGAACGTGCACAAGAACTTCGGCGAGAGCCCGGTGCTGCAGGGCGTCGATCTCGCGGTTGCCGAGCACGAGGTGGTCGCCCTCATCGGCGCGAGCGGCTCGGGCAAGTCGACCTTGCTGCGCTGCGTCAATCTGCTCGAGCAGATCGACGACGGCCGCATCTGGCTGCGCGATGACGACATCAGCGACCCGCGCGTATCCGTCGACACGGTGCGCGCGCGCATCGGTGTCGTCTTCCAGCAGTTCAACCTGTTCCCGCACATCCGCGTGCTCGACAACGTCACCCTCGCCGCCCGCCGCGTGCTCAAGACGCCCCGCGCCGAGGCCGAAGCCACCGCGCTCGCTCTGCTCGAGCGCGTGGGGCTCGCCGACAAGGCGCACGAGTTCCCCGACCGCCTCTCAGGGGGTCAGCAGCAGCGCGTCGCCATCGTGCGCGCTGTCGCGACGAGCCCCGAGCTGCTGCTGCTCGACGAGATCACCTCGGCGCTCGACCCGCAGCTCGTCACCGAGGTGCTCGACCTCGTGCGCGAGCTCAAGAACGAGGGCACGACGATCGTCATGGCGACCCACGAGATGGCTTTCGCGCGCGACATCGCCGACCGCGTCGTCTTCCTCGACGCCGGGCGCATCGCCGAGGAAGGCACGGCGGCGCAGATCTTCGGCGACCCGCAGCACGAGCGCACGCGCGCGTTCCTCTCGCGTTACCTCGACCGGCTCTAG